In the Aromatoleum bremense genome, one interval contains:
- a CDS encoding bifunctional enoyl-CoA hydratase/phosphate acetyltransferase, with protein MTQVATQFIQNRVFDEIQVGDRAELVRTLRPDDIHLFAIMSGDVNPTHVDTEYARSSQFREVVGHSMWGSTLISTILGTEFPGPGTVYVSQGLNFWRPITIGDTLTITVTCREKFEHNHHIVFDCLALNQDGLKVIDGVAEVQAPTEKVKRPRIMLPEVTISDRELRYGHLLSITAGRAPIPIAVAHPCDAESLRGPLQAAAAGLVVPVLVGPEAKIRAVAEQEGLDLKGFRIVNVPHSHAAAEAAVALARDGVVEALMKGSLHTDELMSAVLSKVGGLRTARRISHVFMADVPTYPHPLLITDAAINIEPTLEDKADIVQNAIDLAHVLGLAEPKVAILSAVETVTSKLRSTIDAAALCKMADRGQIRGGLLDGPLAFDNAISLVAARTKGIHSLVAGNADILVVPDLESGNMVAKQLEYLANALMAGVVLGARVPIVLTSRADTAETRTASCAIVQLMAHKKREARLG; from the coding sequence ATGACGCAAGTCGCCACCCAGTTCATCCAGAACCGCGTCTTCGACGAGATCCAGGTAGGCGATCGCGCGGAGCTGGTGCGCACGCTGCGCCCGGATGACATCCATCTGTTCGCGATCATGTCCGGCGACGTCAATCCGACCCACGTCGATACCGAATACGCGCGCTCCAGCCAGTTCCGCGAAGTCGTCGGCCACAGCATGTGGGGCAGCACGCTGATCTCGACCATCCTCGGCACCGAGTTCCCCGGGCCCGGCACCGTCTATGTTTCGCAGGGGCTGAATTTCTGGCGCCCGATCACGATCGGCGACACGCTGACGATCACCGTGACCTGCCGCGAAAAGTTCGAGCACAACCACCACATCGTCTTCGACTGCCTCGCACTCAACCAGGACGGACTGAAAGTCATCGACGGCGTCGCCGAAGTCCAGGCGCCGACCGAAAAGGTCAAGCGGCCGCGCATCATGCTGCCGGAAGTGACGATTTCCGACCGCGAACTGCGCTACGGCCACCTGTTGTCGATCACTGCCGGCAGGGCGCCGATCCCGATCGCGGTGGCCCATCCGTGCGACGCGGAGTCGCTGCGCGGACCGCTGCAGGCGGCCGCGGCAGGACTCGTGGTGCCGGTGCTGGTCGGCCCCGAGGCGAAGATCCGCGCCGTCGCGGAACAGGAAGGACTGGATCTGAAAGGCTTTCGCATCGTCAATGTCCCGCATAGCCACGCCGCCGCCGAAGCGGCCGTCGCCCTCGCGCGCGACGGCGTCGTCGAAGCGCTGATGAAAGGCTCGCTGCACACCGACGAACTGATGAGCGCGGTGCTGTCGAAAGTCGGAGGTTTGCGCACCGCGCGCCGCATCAGCCACGTTTTCATGGCCGACGTGCCGACCTACCCGCACCCGCTCTTGATCACCGATGCGGCGATCAACATCGAGCCGACCCTCGAGGACAAGGCCGACATCGTCCAGAACGCGATCGATCTCGCGCACGTGCTCGGGCTCGCTGAGCCGAAAGTCGCGATCCTGTCGGCAGTCGAGACCGTGACCTCGAAGCTGCGCTCGACGATCGACGCCGCGGCGCTGTGCAAGATGGCCGACCGCGGCCAGATCAGGGGCGGCCTGCTCGACGGGCCGCTTGCGTTCGACAACGCGATCTCGCTCGTCGCCGCCAGGACCAAGGGCATCCACTCGCTGGTCGCCGGCAACGCCGACATCCTCGTCGTGCCCGACCTCGAATCCGGCAACATGGTCGCGAAGCAGCTCGAATATCTCGCCAACGCGCTGATGGCCGGCGTGGTGCTCGGCGCGCGCGTGCCGATCGTGCTGACGAGCCGCGCCGACACCGCCGAGACGCGCACCGCGTCGTGCGCGATCGTGCAACTGATGGCGCACAAGAAGCGCGAGGCAAGGCTCGGATGA